DNA from Longimicrobium sp.:
TCACGCTGACCTCGCGCCAGCGCCCCATCATCCCCTCGTAGTCCCGATGCCCGGGTCTCGCGCGCCCCGGCGCCCCTTCGCCGGGCGCCGCGTGGTCCTGGGCGTCACCGGCGGTATCGCCGCGTACAAGGCCATCGCCGTCGCCCGCGACCTGACCCTCGCGGGCGCGTCCGTCGACGTCGTCCTCACGGAGGGGGCGATGGAG
Protein-coding regions in this window:
- a CDS encoding flavoprotein; translation: MPGSRAPRRPFAGRRVVLGVTGGIAAYKAIAVARDLTLAGASVDVVLTEGAME